The Salegentibacter mishustinae genome includes a window with the following:
- a CDS encoding Crp/Fnr family transcriptional regulator — protein MNLTDFLKNIVPFSPEELADITAHFEREIVSKNQILVKEQQVCTKLYFVEKGVGRSYYLKEDGKEVTQWFFMEGKFMSSIESFFQQSPSLYYLEMLEESVLYSISRENLDLLFARYHNMEKLGRLLSTEMLTRVVNKLNAVQFQTARERYDYMLTEFPSISSRVSLGSIASYLGMTQETLSRIRRADTSKKS, from the coding sequence ATGAACCTCACTGATTTTCTAAAGAATATTGTTCCCTTTTCTCCTGAAGAATTAGCAGATATCACTGCCCATTTTGAGCGAGAGATAGTTTCGAAAAATCAAATCTTGGTAAAAGAACAACAGGTTTGTACTAAACTTTATTTCGTTGAAAAGGGTGTGGGAAGAAGTTATTATTTAAAAGAAGACGGGAAAGAAGTGACGCAATGGTTTTTTATGGAAGGCAAATTTATGTCTAGTATAGAAAGCTTCTTTCAGCAAAGTCCCAGCCTTTATTACCTGGAAATGCTTGAAGAGTCTGTTCTTTATAGCATATCAAGAGAAAATCTTGATCTGCTATTTGCGCGCTACCATAATATGGAAAAACTGGGTAGACTATTATCTACCGAAATGCTTACCCGGGTTGTGAATAAATTAAATGCCGTTCAATTCCAAACTGCCAGGGAACGCTATGATTATATGCTTACTGAATTTCCTTCTATTTCAAGCAGGGTTTCTCTTGGTTCAATTGCTTCTTACCTCGGCATGACGCAGGAAACGCTTAGCCGAATTCGGAGAGCTGACACTTCAAAAAAATCCTGA
- a CDS encoding TolC family protein, protein MNISSLKTKLLYFLLAGLIPATALSQEIDPTLEILIQKALEKNHGLNVNQLEGEQARVDQKQAKAVFLPEITLNGSYTRLNDDITFDEDTQNLLMSTQKLLIKEAAGLPFNADFPENIPLQPASNLQDKNFLKSSVDLDWVLFSGFEATNALKAAKHKEASLNFVGEAEKDKIVLNLMETYDKLALVNASQEVLAASEDHLKDQERFVKKAIENGLATPISRKKIELAQQQLEAKQLEFRQNKRLLIEVLHQITGENREILRSLSPQLNAISFTGNSAEKRAEIQALEEAEKAATYKSKMEKSNFIPKLALKGHYEFLEDDLSLLDPQWYVGVGIKWNVFDGGKSKLKSRKSQLEAQKYQEKIKEAEEMISLSIVKAEMSYEAALQNTRIAQKEIELAEATFEMLKKQHRNDLASISDVLDGLRDLESANFKLQESYFDQSKAAVTLMHAKGILNY, encoded by the coding sequence ATGAACATAAGCTCACTAAAAACAAAGTTACTTTACTTTTTGCTTGCAGGCCTTATTCCGGCTACTGCGCTTTCCCAGGAGATAGATCCTACTTTAGAAATTCTTATTCAAAAAGCTCTTGAAAAGAATCACGGTTTAAATGTTAATCAATTAGAAGGTGAACAGGCACGGGTAGATCAAAAACAAGCCAAGGCAGTATTTCTTCCCGAGATTACTTTAAACGGAAGTTATACCAGGCTCAATGATGATATTACTTTTGATGAGGACACTCAAAACCTATTGATGTCTACCCAGAAGTTACTTATTAAAGAAGCTGCAGGGCTTCCTTTTAATGCCGACTTCCCGGAGAATATTCCATTACAGCCCGCCAGTAATCTTCAGGATAAGAATTTTTTGAAATCTTCGGTAGATCTGGACTGGGTGCTCTTTAGTGGGTTTGAGGCCACAAATGCTCTTAAAGCCGCGAAACATAAAGAAGCATCTCTAAATTTTGTAGGTGAGGCTGAAAAAGACAAGATAGTCCTCAATCTTATGGAAACTTATGATAAACTGGCTTTGGTGAACGCCTCTCAAGAGGTACTGGCTGCTTCAGAAGATCATCTAAAAGATCAGGAGCGCTTTGTGAAGAAAGCAATAGAAAATGGTCTTGCCACTCCTATAAGTCGGAAAAAGATCGAATTAGCTCAGCAACAACTGGAGGCAAAGCAGCTTGAATTCAGGCAAAATAAACGTTTACTTATTGAGGTTCTACACCAGATCACCGGTGAAAACCGAGAGATTTTGCGTTCGCTTTCTCCTCAACTTAATGCTATTTCTTTCACCGGAAATTCGGCAGAAAAAAGAGCAGAAATACAGGCTCTTGAAGAGGCAGAAAAAGCCGCGACCTACAAATCTAAAATGGAAAAAAGCAACTTTATTCCGAAGCTGGCATTAAAGGGACATTACGAGTTTCTTGAAGATGATCTTTCGTTACTTGACCCGCAGTGGTATGTTGGGGTTGGAATTAAATGGAATGTTTTTGATGGCGGAAAAAGCAAATTAAAAAGCCGAAAATCTCAACTGGAGGCACAAAAATATCAGGAAAAAATTAAAGAAGCTGAAGAGATGATTTCTTTAAGCATTGTAAAAGCAGAAATGTCTTATGAAGCTGCTCTTCAAAATACAAGAATTGCACAAAAAGAAATAGAACTGGCAGAAGCCACTTTTGAAATGCTGAAAAAGCAGCATAGAAATGACCTGGCTTCTATAAGCGATGTGCTGGATGGTTTAAGAGACCTGGAAAGTGCAAACTTTAAACTCCAGGAGTCTTATTTCGATCAAAGCAAAGCTGCTGTTACGCTTATGCACGCAAAAGGAATACTTAATTACTAA
- a CDS encoding HlyD family secretion protein — MKNIKIGFILLGLLSLGSCNNQEEISPVRGKVKFETISVSSKLAGRVNKLFVAEGDEVSKGDTLAFLDIPEISAKMLQAEGALKAAKGQLNMANVGATEEQLIQIEGKLNAAKAEQEFARESYKRLNNMYKDSLISRQQLDEVKMKLEMANAQVSAVEAKRQEAGNRARTEQIDQAQGQLDRARGAREEVLTASDEKYLISPTNMSIETISLVEGELLSPGYTLINGYKKSSLYFRFTINESRIYDFKKGDELSLVNPYTEEEFKGKIVSIKQLPQYADITSTAPLYDLSESVYELKVIPTSDISGSNFYTNATILLKDQ, encoded by the coding sequence ATGAAGAACATTAAAATTGGTTTTATACTGCTTGGTTTGCTAAGCCTTGGATCTTGTAATAATCAGGAAGAAATTTCCCCGGTGAGAGGAAAAGTGAAATTTGAAACTATTTCAGTGAGCAGTAAGCTCGCTGGACGCGTTAATAAATTATTCGTAGCTGAAGGCGATGAGGTAAGCAAAGGAGATACCCTGGCATTTCTTGATATTCCGGAAATTAGCGCAAAGATGTTACAGGCAGAGGGTGCTTTAAAGGCTGCGAAAGGCCAACTCAATATGGCTAATGTAGGAGCAACAGAAGAGCAATTAATCCAGATTGAAGGAAAGTTGAATGCTGCAAAAGCAGAACAGGAGTTTGCAAGGGAATCTTATAAAAGACTCAATAATATGTATAAAGATTCATTGATAAGTCGCCAGCAACTAGATGAGGTAAAGATGAAGTTAGAGATGGCCAATGCCCAGGTAAGTGCTGTAGAGGCTAAACGCCAGGAGGCGGGGAATAGAGCCAGAACAGAACAAATAGATCAGGCACAGGGGCAATTGGATAGAGCCCGGGGAGCCAGGGAAGAAGTGCTAACCGCTTCAGATGAAAAGTACCTTATTTCTCCTACTAACATGAGTATTGAAACTATTAGCCTGGTAGAGGGAGAACTCTTAAGCCCAGGGTATACCTTGATTAATGGGTATAAGAAAAGCAGCCTTTACTTCAGGTTCACCATAAACGAATCCAGGATCTACGATTTTAAGAAAGGAGATGAACTAAGCCTGGTTAATCCTTATACCGAAGAGGAGTTTAAAGGAAAGATAGTAAGCATAAAACAGCTGCCTCAATATGCTGATATTACAAGTACTGCACCTTTGTATGATCTTTCAGAATCTGTTTATGAACTTAAGGTGATCCCAACTTCAGATATTTCTGGAAGTAACTTTTATACCAATGCTACTATTCTATTAAAAGACCAATAG
- a CDS encoding ABC transporter permease: MKEFFELLKIEFKRIFSNSVLCAIFFGAPVLYGILFGYVYQQAKVVDLPIVIVDQDNSPLSNTIIDAFEDNEALLVKDRRYAPGDILEEMPVEQYAAVVTLPSGFEGDILQKRYPEVRVDLNMANILNANTASKNIQQVLMTLNAGIEIEGLQKQGLSPSQAKVSYESFKVNFNKLYNSTGNYLSFMLPGLLGAIMQQVIFLAMALVFSRDFEDGYFKSLVKKNKSSWYLIALKVTPFLLFLPLMWFIVSRLFVFFNVEAAIFNIPMLVLVSLLSLASMGIGMLFSIAIPNQLKATELLMVISTPAFVLSGFTWPSLAIPGFINGIAQSIPVTQFLAAFRKVAYYGGDMADILPEIKMLLIIILVSFVAMLLLLQLKINKSKKRIAG, from the coding sequence ATGAAAGAATTTTTTGAACTTTTAAAAATAGAATTCAAACGAATTTTCTCCAACTCTGTACTATGCGCCATATTTTTTGGGGCGCCAGTGCTTTATGGGATCTTGTTTGGCTATGTATATCAGCAGGCAAAAGTGGTAGATTTACCCATTGTTATAGTAGATCAGGATAATAGCCCACTGTCCAATACCATTATTGATGCTTTTGAAGATAATGAAGCATTGCTGGTAAAAGACCGTAGGTATGCACCAGGGGACATCTTGGAAGAAATGCCGGTAGAGCAGTATGCGGCCGTCGTAACCCTGCCTTCAGGATTTGAGGGAGATATCCTTCAAAAGAGATATCCAGAGGTAAGAGTAGATCTCAATATGGCCAATATTCTTAATGCGAATACTGCCAGCAAGAATATTCAGCAGGTATTGATGACCCTTAATGCAGGGATTGAGATCGAAGGTCTTCAAAAACAGGGCTTATCTCCATCCCAGGCAAAAGTAAGCTATGAGAGTTTTAAGGTGAATTTCAATAAATTGTACAATTCTACAGGCAACTATTTGAGTTTTATGCTGCCGGGATTGTTGGGTGCTATTATGCAACAAGTAATTTTCCTGGCAATGGCTTTGGTGTTTTCGCGTGATTTTGAAGACGGATATTTTAAAAGCCTGGTAAAAAAGAATAAATCATCCTGGTATCTTATCGCTTTAAAAGTAACTCCTTTTTTGTTGTTTCTTCCGCTAATGTGGTTTATAGTAAGTAGGCTTTTTGTATTCTTTAATGTTGAAGCAGCTATTTTTAATATTCCTATGCTTGTGTTAGTGAGCTTATTGAGCCTGGCTTCAATGGGAATTGGAATGCTGTTTTCAATCGCAATTCCAAATCAATTAAAAGCTACCGAACTCTTAATGGTAATCTCAACCCCGGCCTTTGTTTTAAGCGGATTTACCTGGCCAAGTCTTGCCATACCGGGATTTATAAATGGTATTGCGCAATCTATTCCCGTAACCCAATTTTTGGCTGCTTTTAGGAAGGTGGCTTATTATGGAGGCGATATGGCCGATATACTTCCTGAAATTAAAATGTTGCTAATTATTATACTGGTAAGCTTTGTGGCTATGCTATTGCTGCTTCAGCTTAAGATTAATAAAAGCAAAAAGCGAATAGCTGGTTAA
- a CDS encoding GIY-YIG nuclease family protein: MHYLYILYSKKLDRFYTGETFNIKARIQKHHSKHYKQAFTGKADDWELVLKVENLSKEDAIFLEKFIKRMKSKKFIRKIVDNPGILEDILEKK, from the coding sequence ATGCACTACCTCTATATTCTTTATAGTAAAAAATTAGATAGATTTTATACTGGTGAAACATTTAACATTAAAGCTAGAATACAAAAGCATCACTCTAAACATTATAAGCAAGCATTCACCGGAAAAGCAGACGACTGGGAACTTGTGCTAAAAGTTGAAAATCTTAGTAAAGAAGATGCAATTTTCCTGGAAAAATTCATCAAACGAATGAAGAGCAAGAAATTCATTAGAAAAATAGTCGACAATCCCGGGATATTAGAAGATATTCTTGAGAAAAAATAG
- a CDS encoding GIY-YIG nuclease family protein, whose amino-acid sequence MHYLYILYSKKLDRFYIGETSDIKARIQKHHSKHYKQAFTGKADDWELVLKFETLSKEDAIFLEKFIKRMKSKKFIRKIVDNPGILKDILEKK is encoded by the coding sequence ATGCACTACCTCTATATTCTTTATAGTAAAAAATTAGATAGATTTTATATTGGTGAGACATCTGACATTAAAGCTAGAATACAAAAGCATCACTCTAAACATTACAAGCAAGCATTTACCGGAAAAGCAGACGACTGGGAACTAGTACTAAAATTTGAAACTCTCAGTAAAGAAGATGCAATTTTTCTGGAAAAATTTATTAAACGAATGAAGAGCAAGAAATTCATTAGAAAAATAGTCGACAATCCCGGGATATTAAAAGATATTCTTGAGAAAAAATAG
- a CDS encoding type III pantothenate kinase → MNLIVDVGNSSVKLAVFQDYKLLESYTSSIEKFFEKFQEIKKDYPQIAFSILSSVIKDTSELEKILEKEAKLYVLNESTKLPFKNNYASSQTLGKDRLALVAAGSLKFQDENLLIIDAGTCITFDFKNNANEYLGGAISPGLQMRLKALNHFTAKLPLVDLDENVPLIGDSTQNSILSGVLNGVSAELDGIIDRYKAGYKYLTVILTGGDTQILSKRVKNSIFANPNFLLEGLNYILEFNKTQ, encoded by the coding sequence ATGAATTTAATCGTTGACGTAGGGAATTCTTCCGTAAAACTTGCTGTTTTTCAGGACTATAAACTTTTGGAATCTTACACATCTTCAATCGAAAAATTTTTTGAAAAATTTCAGGAAATAAAAAAAGATTATCCGCAAATCGCGTTTTCCATTCTTTCTTCAGTAATAAAAGATACTTCAGAGCTTGAAAAAATCCTGGAAAAAGAAGCTAAGCTCTATGTTTTAAACGAAAGCACTAAGCTTCCGTTCAAAAACAATTATGCTTCATCTCAAACTTTAGGAAAAGATCGATTGGCGTTAGTTGCAGCCGGTTCTTTAAAGTTTCAGGATGAAAATTTATTGATTATAGATGCTGGCACGTGTATAACTTTCGATTTTAAGAATAATGCGAATGAATATTTAGGGGGCGCTATTTCTCCCGGTTTGCAGATGAGGTTAAAAGCGCTTAATCATTTTACCGCTAAACTTCCGCTGGTTGATTTAGATGAAAATGTCCCGCTAATAGGCGATTCTACTCAAAATAGTATTTTATCTGGGGTGTTGAATGGGGTAAGTGCAGAGCTTGATGGAATTATTGATCGCTACAAGGCTGGTTATAAATATTTAACAGTTATTTTAACAGGAGGGGATACGCAAATTTTGTCAAAGCGGGTAAAAAATAGCATATTTGCCAACCCGAATTTTCTTTTAGAGGGTTTAAACTACATTTTAGAATTTAACAAGACTCAATGA